The Neodiprion virginianus isolate iyNeoVirg1 chromosome 5, iyNeoVirg1.1, whole genome shotgun sequence genome contains a region encoding:
- the LOC124305009 gene encoding tetratricopeptide repeat protein 36, which yields MHQLSEHDKAVLNSIFNPLTPLGEAVFSEETNIDEETQNSEEDVLIPEIAEIHRQAISETEKGNHDEARRLFAEALKKSPNSVTLLNDRAQCLRLAGLDEDAMKDLNLALKLSNGRGKAGNRALCQRGILLRKNGKLDEARRDFSEAAKGGSKFAKTQLVELNPYAAMCNQMLREMTVKLSNP from the exons ATGCACCAGCTCAGCGAACACGACAAGGCTGTCCTCAACAGCATCTTCAACCCTCTGACACCGCTGGGCGAGGCGGTATTTTCTGAGGAAACAAATATTGACGAAGAGA CTCAAAATTCGGAGGAGGATGTTTTGATACCGGAAATTGCAGAGATACACAGGCAAGCGATTAGCGAAACGGAAAAAGGAAACCACGATGAAGCACGGAGACTTTTCGCGGAggctttgaaaaaatctccaAACTCAGTAACACTTCTGAACGACAGAGCTCAGTGTCTCAGATTAGCGGGACTGGATGAAG ACGCAATGAAGGACTTAAACTTGGCTCTGAAATTGAGCAACGGTCGAGGAAAAGCCGGAAATCGCGCGCTTTGCCAGAGAGGAATTTTGTTAAGAAAAAATGGCAAATTGGACGAAGCCAGGAGGGATTTTTCGGAAGCTGCAAAAGGCGGTTCGAAATTTGCTAAAACTCAACTTGTCGAGCTTAATCCCTACGCGGCTATGTGCAATCAGATGCTGAGAGAAATGACTGTGAAATTAAGCAATCCTTGA